One Candidatus Bathyarchaeota archaeon DNA window includes the following coding sequences:
- a CDS encoding pyridoxal phosphate-dependent aminotransferase gives MGKRWISKNLKKMEPDPFGELREKIRHMSNVINLSSGDPDFPTPSHIVEAAYRALQDGYTHYTLTSGLPELKEEIAQYQRKFHMNLDPEGEILVTPGSQQALFLTLTSILNNADEVLIPDPSYTVYSPIIKYLGAKPIIFPLNRENNFHIDLPTLEKKISPKTKALIICSPNNPTGTVFSDADLETVAAIAIENELLVISDEIYSEFVWKGKHKSIATYPGMKNRTVVIVSFSKTFSMTGWRLGYLIANQELTQMMGGLQANMVICPAGFVQRAGLAALQGSWEPVTLMAQEYEKRVDYVVQRLNALKGISCRKPEGAFYVWVDVSALCPSSIDFCNDLLEKKALITMAGKYFGQQGEGFVRLALVKPMDVLTEALDRMDSYINGLDI, from the coding sequence ATGGGAAAAAGATGGATATCAAAAAACCTGAAAAAAATGGAGCCCGACCCGTTTGGTGAATTAAGAGAAAAGATCCGCCACATGTCTAACGTAATCAATCTTAGTAGCGGAGATCCAGACTTCCCGACCCCGTCCCATATCGTTGAAGCGGCGTATAGGGCTCTCCAAGATGGATATACACACTACACGCTCACCAGTGGTCTTCCCGAGCTCAAAGAGGAGATCGCTCAATACCAAAGGAAATTCCATATGAATCTGGATCCAGAAGGAGAAATATTGGTTACACCGGGAAGTCAACAAGCCTTGTTCCTGACACTCACCAGCATACTAAATAATGCAGATGAAGTTTTAATACCCGACCCGAGCTACACGGTTTATTCTCCAATCATTAAATATCTCGGAGCAAAGCCGATCATCTTTCCCTTGAACAGGGAAAATAACTTCCATATCGATCTACCAACCTTGGAAAAGAAAATTTCTCCCAAAACCAAGGCGCTAATAATTTGTTCTCCAAATAATCCCACAGGAACTGTCTTCTCAGATGCTGACTTAGAGACAGTTGCAGCTATTGCCATAGAGAATGAGCTCCTTGTGATATCAGACGAGATTTACAGCGAGTTTGTCTGGAAAGGGAAACACAAATCGATCGCAACCTATCCAGGAATGAAAAATAGAACAGTGGTTATCGTAAGCTTTTCCAAGACCTTTTCCATGACCGGCTGGAGATTGGGTTACTTAATTGCAAACCAAGAGCTTACACAGATGATGGGGGGCCTTCAGGCTAATATGGTCATTTGCCCTGCTGGATTCGTTCAGAGAGCGGGGCTGGCCGCCCTTCAGGGGTCATGGGAGCCAGTGACTTTAATGGCTCAAGAGTACGAGAAAAGGGTAGATTATGTAGTCCAGCGCCTTAACGCATTAAAGGGTATATCCTGCCGCAAACCTGAAGGCGCCTTCTACGTCTGGGTTGATGTCTCGGCGCTTTGCCCCTCCAGCATTGACTTTTGCAACGACCTCCTCGAAAAGAAAGCACTCATAACAATGGCTGGAAAGTATTTCGGTCAACAAGGCGAGGGTTTCGTCAGATTAGCTCTGGTCAAACCCATGGATGTTTTAACTGAAGCTTTGGATAGAATGGACTCATACATCAACGGATTGGATATCTGA
- a CDS encoding succinylglutamate desuccinylase/aspartoacylase family protein codes for MSGDSFNPLEVKKGEKKFGYVPIVDTVAAKFDMPVGVVNGVNDGPTLAVTGGLYPTEYCGVEAASRLYQLLDPEKLSGRFITIPVMNMNALQFRVPGLNLTSSSTTPVDRGRINSSFPGDPEGRPTQILAHKTFNILSKANYHVDFRGGDLNESHLVHTIVLRAGKDTDETGETMAKVVGYEYVLPSTPEIGHTRPGTMVYELNNAGVASIITESGLGYREQPLEEFVELHISGTLNLLKHFGMSEGEPTKPKNQRYLNSKWNRAPAPVSGIWTATADYGDIFEKGDVLGRITDLDGSTLAEVNAPISGIVHTMFPKRVVHKNDPLFLLLEIEGKTGY; via the coding sequence ATGTCAGGAGACAGTTTTAACCCTTTAGAAGTCAAAAAGGGAGAAAAAAAATTCGGATACGTGCCTATTGTAGATACGGTAGCAGCGAAGTTTGATATGCCCGTGGGCGTCGTTAATGGTGTTAATGATGGTCCCACCCTCGCAGTGACCGGAGGACTGTATCCCACTGAGTACTGTGGCGTCGAGGCAGCCTCCAGATTATACCAGCTCTTGGACCCCGAGAAACTATCGGGGCGGTTTATCACCATCCCCGTGATGAACATGAACGCGCTCCAGTTCCGAGTACCCGGACTAAACCTAACATCCTCCTCCACGACCCCCGTCGACAGGGGGAGAATAAACAGCTCATTCCCAGGGGACCCCGAGGGGAGACCCACCCAGATTCTCGCCCACAAGACGTTCAATATCCTCTCTAAAGCGAATTACCACGTCGACTTCAGGGGAGGAGACCTGAACGAGTCCCATCTCGTTCACACTATCGTGCTGAGGGCCGGAAAAGACACCGATGAGACAGGTGAAACCATGGCGAAAGTCGTCGGATACGAGTATGTGCTACCCAGCACCCCGGAGATAGGACACACGAGACCCGGCACGATGGTCTACGAACTGAACAACGCCGGTGTTGCCTCCATCATCACCGAGAGCGGCCTTGGATACAGAGAGCAACCTCTCGAGGAGTTTGTCGAGTTGCACATCAGTGGCACATTGAACCTCTTGAAGCACTTCGGCATGAGCGAGGGTGAACCGACGAAGCCCAAGAATCAGAGATACCTGAACAGCAAATGGAATAGGGCGCCTGCCCCGGTTTCAGGCATCTGGACCGCCACCGCCGACTATGGAGACATCTTCGAGAAAGGGGACGTTCTCGGCAGGATCACCGACCTCGACGGCTCCACGCTGGCAGAAGTGAACGCTCCGATCAGCGGTATCGTTCACACCATGTTCCCGAAGCGGGTAGTCCACAAGAACGACCCGCTGTTCCTGCTCCTTGAGATCGAGGGCAAAACAGGGTACTAG
- a CDS encoding creatininase family protein, translated as MTSAEAAKIVKERKIVVVPVGAIHKHGDGPLGTDMFSCTELARRLGEAIPDKVIVVPTLPYGVSGSATLPGTIKTSQEPVRQIIKEISMSFVKFGIKHFLFLTGHGGNDGAYLSVARELNKLGVLCAYVRWWDLMIQLEGDKNPNFRNVNLLEQSVDAACGKNDPSVLRDGEGRTGAFQQRLRKDVLNDKFSSPVKIDGTLICAGSDPKLTSVPHGVVYNKGTIQMPLPRAKVDIDDPEPGEWVSISDKVSAEQGDYILNTCRDWLVEFLADFETLEIPEKYL; from the coding sequence ATGACTTCTGCCGAAGCTGCGAAGATAGTGAAAGAAAGGAAGATCGTTGTTGTGCCGGTGGGGGCGATACATAAGCATGGCGATGGTCCACTTGGAACAGATATGTTCTCCTGTACAGAGCTCGCTAGAAGGCTTGGCGAGGCAATTCCAGATAAAGTGATAGTTGTCCCGACACTCCCCTACGGAGTATCAGGCAGCGCTACTCTACCTGGGACTATAAAAACTTCACAAGAACCTGTAAGGCAAATAATCAAGGAGATCTCGATGTCATTCGTCAAATTCGGTATCAAACACTTCTTATTTCTCACCGGCCACGGTGGGAATGACGGTGCATACCTGAGCGTAGCAAGAGAGCTCAATAAATTGGGAGTGTTATGTGCCTACGTCAGGTGGTGGGATCTTATGATCCAGCTGGAGGGGGACAAGAATCCAAACTTTAGAAACGTCAACCTCTTGGAACAAAGCGTTGACGCTGCATGCGGTAAAAATGACCCCTCGGTCTTGAGAGACGGCGAAGGCAGAACAGGGGCTTTCCAGCAACGTCTCCGAAAAGACGTGCTTAACGATAAGTTCAGTTCACCCGTGAAAATTGATGGGACCCTTATTTGTGCGGGCTCTGATCCCAAACTCACGAGTGTCCCTCATGGAGTGGTATACAATAAGGGGACAATTCAGATGCCGCTCCCTAGAGCAAAGGTGGATATAGATGATCCTGAGCCAGGCGAATGGGTGAGCATCTCCGACAAAGTTAGTGCAGAACAAGGCGATTACATACTGAACACTTGCAGAGACTGGCTTGTTGAGTTCTTAGCAGACTTTGAAACCCTCGAGATCCCGGAAAAATACCTATAA
- a CDS encoding amidohydrolase family protein translates to MYDLDLLIENGTILTMNPRNDIITKGAIAVKNGIIVDIGAHGELGAKYNPDRVIDASNSVILPGLIDTYAHAGHAMIKGIWNPFKGWPSSDLYFNASTEEFWYADGLLAAVDRLKSGTTTGVSIIGATPARLDSPAWADNNAKAVKEVGIRAVIGVGPPDPFLPGQNRLESTIWADGKPSKHIYTYDETIENTKKVIEKWHMEADGRIYVCLSFPYLCGRLPSHSKHDATYNYRDEDIPVLLEKAMEMRRLADKYGVQIHTHLYGDALEFGLEKFGKENIFKLFGPDVVLAHCNGLTAKEIEIISQTDTKIATAPSATEPTRHGRCPVPDLIKSGVCVATSTDGAAPHMSYDLFLSMRNEILIQRYHEQNPSYLPAGKALRMVTIDAARVLGLEKEIGSIEVGKQADIILINSNRPHYTPLRDIPQLLVYFGSGHDVTTAMVRGKILMENRIVKTVDESEVVRFARAEIELAFQRFESLGYSLDKYLNSGDNFWTGYKLIDDGSP, encoded by the coding sequence ATGTATGATCTAGATCTACTCATTGAGAATGGGACTATTCTCACAATGAACCCCCGAAATGACATCATAACAAAGGGAGCCATTGCAGTCAAAAATGGGATAATCGTAGACATCGGAGCCCATGGAGAATTAGGGGCTAAATACAATCCAGACAGAGTAATTGACGCTTCAAACTCTGTCATTCTGCCCGGACTAATTGACACCTATGCCCATGCAGGCCACGCGATGATAAAAGGTATCTGGAACCCATTCAAAGGTTGGCCCTCTAGCGATCTTTACTTCAATGCATCCACAGAGGAGTTCTGGTATGCCGATGGTTTACTCGCGGCTGTAGACCGGTTAAAATCCGGAACAACAACTGGTGTCTCTATTATTGGCGCGACTCCAGCACGACTTGACTCTCCCGCTTGGGCTGACAATAATGCTAAAGCCGTAAAAGAGGTGGGAATTAGGGCCGTTATTGGTGTGGGTCCTCCCGATCCCTTCCTTCCAGGACAGAACCGTCTAGAGTCAACGATATGGGCGGATGGAAAGCCTTCAAAACATATCTACACCTATGACGAGACAATTGAAAATACTAAAAAAGTTATAGAAAAATGGCACATGGAAGCGGATGGCAGGATATATGTTTGCCTTTCTTTCCCGTATCTTTGCGGGAGACTGCCGTCTCACTCCAAACACGATGCTACCTATAACTATAGAGACGAAGACATCCCTGTCCTCCTGGAAAAAGCCATGGAGATGAGGCGGCTCGCGGACAAATATGGGGTTCAAATTCACACTCACCTCTATGGTGATGCACTTGAGTTCGGCCTTGAAAAGTTCGGGAAAGAAAATATCTTCAAACTGTTCGGTCCCGACGTTGTTCTTGCTCATTGCAACGGGCTTACTGCGAAAGAGATTGAGATCATTTCCCAGACTGATACAAAGATCGCCACGGCTCCTTCCGCAACGGAACCCACCAGGCACGGACGGTGTCCCGTTCCTGATCTTATTAAAAGTGGTGTTTGTGTCGCAACCTCAACTGACGGAGCAGCGCCACACATGTCCTATGACCTTTTCCTTAGTATGAGGAACGAGATCCTGATCCAGAGATATCACGAACAAAACCCGAGTTATTTACCCGCTGGGAAAGCTCTTAGAATGGTAACTATAGATGCAGCCCGTGTTCTTGGACTCGAAAAAGAGATAGGTTCCATTGAGGTGGGGAAACAGGCTGATATCATACTGATAAATTCAAATCGTCCGCACTATACGCCGCTGAGGGATATTCCTCAACTTTTGGTATATTTCGGTTCGGGTCACGATGTCACAACTGCGATGGTACGCGGGAAGATTCTGATGGAGAACAGAATAGTGAAAACCGTTGATGAATCAGAAGTTGTGAGGTTTGCCCGTGCTGAGATAGAGCTTGCTTTCCAACGTTTCGAGAGTCTAGGATACTCACTTGACAAATACCTGAATAGTGGAGACAATTTTTGGACAGGATACAAACTAATAGATGATGGCTCTCCTTGA
- a CDS encoding succinylglutamate desuccinylase/aspartoacylase family protein — protein sequence MNSKNLKPGKYYEKHTIPPVGTHNTVPPFSTKMKSGVEVDIDVIRIIGKQAGPKLYVGGGIHGDEINGVEAILRLQDQIDFNDVKGELILVPVQNPAGYVFRSRSNPYDPIDPDWVHPGSPTGSYSKRMKYILNTLASEADCVIDMHTAGRGGSNNPMAYTPPEIGNGAGKRSLELSIAFGGDRIIQGDNEEDYGWPVQLAMPFVAVREGRAGIYPEAGQGGSGLPEDEYVEYFITGVLNVMKAMEMLDGEIVDQGERIVVDPLEDGTKTVRTVNGGIFNPVVDNGDSVKKGQLLAEVHSIPKGIEEIKAPIDGLVIFIRTYGPIEEGGRLISISPP from the coding sequence ATGAACTCCAAAAATTTAAAGCCCGGAAAATATTACGAGAAACATACTATCCCACCTGTTGGCACCCATAATACCGTACCTCCTTTTTCTACAAAGATGAAAAGTGGAGTAGAGGTGGATATTGATGTCATTCGGATCATAGGAAAACAAGCCGGCCCTAAGTTATATGTCGGCGGTGGAATTCATGGCGACGAGATTAATGGAGTCGAGGCTATCCTAAGGCTGCAAGACCAAATCGACTTTAATGATGTGAAAGGTGAACTAATCCTCGTACCTGTTCAGAATCCCGCAGGATACGTGTTCAGATCAAGGTCCAATCCCTACGACCCCATCGATCCCGATTGGGTCCACCCAGGATCACCCACAGGGTCCTATTCCAAGAGAATGAAGTATATCTTGAATACGCTGGCCTCAGAGGCTGACTGTGTAATCGATATGCATACTGCAGGCCGGGGCGGGTCTAATAACCCCATGGCCTATACCCCCCCTGAAATTGGGAACGGAGCAGGAAAACGATCACTTGAACTATCAATTGCCTTTGGGGGAGACCGCATCATCCAAGGAGATAATGAGGAGGACTATGGATGGCCTGTCCAATTGGCAATGCCTTTTGTCGCCGTGAGGGAGGGTAGAGCTGGAATCTATCCCGAAGCAGGACAAGGCGGCTCTGGCTTACCTGAAGACGAATACGTGGAATATTTCATTACCGGAGTCCTCAACGTGATGAAAGCCATGGAAATGTTGGACGGAGAGATCGTTGATCAAGGAGAGAGGATTGTAGTGGATCCTTTAGAGGATGGCACCAAAACGGTTAGAACGGTCAACGGCGGAATATTCAATCCTGTTGTAGATAACGGAGATTCTGTCAAAAAGGGACAGTTGCTCGCCGAGGTCCACTCTATACCAAAAGGGATTGAAGAGATCAAAGCACCAATAGATGGGCTAGTTATTTTCATCAGAACCTATGGTCCAATAGAGGAGGGGGGACGTCTGATCTCCATCTCCCCCCCATAA
- a CDS encoding M24 family metallopeptidase: MIEIDKKINTAIATEDLDALLVIGVDNFTYVSHLILPFASNYPDRQAVVLHTKEGLGGIACPIDWEEAVRDQGWNGELVAYDENKDLPPKALIGTIKVLMARLGLEKAKIGIDETRASKQFIDNLKQIISDVEWIPFDSVLRDLRLLKTPQEVKLIESAAYQSELGIITALMHLEGTVAVPGYTINEFTERVRVHVFEFGGTGVEHMATQVGAAAQMFYTAQRGWIKEGDLARIDITNHLKGYWSNAGRMAVIGNPTHEQSAAFENNLRIKSVALATLKSGTKCNEAFAEVKKKAYELGIPFFEEAGIGHGVGVSHREAPFLNSLDETVLRPGMVIALDVYTYGPEKELIHSKDIYKITESSPTLLSWYKTWDKLYSVIGFRSTH; this comes from the coding sequence ATGATTGAGATCGATAAGAAAATTAATACTGCCATAGCAACCGAGGATCTGGATGCATTATTGGTAATAGGTGTGGATAACTTCACCTATGTGAGTCATCTAATCCTCCCCTTTGCTTCCAATTACCCGGACAGGCAGGCTGTAGTGCTTCATACCAAGGAGGGACTAGGTGGTATTGCATGTCCCATTGACTGGGAGGAAGCAGTAAGAGACCAAGGCTGGAATGGGGAGCTGGTAGCTTATGACGAAAACAAAGACCTACCCCCAAAGGCACTCATCGGGACAATCAAGGTCCTAATGGCGCGACTCGGTCTTGAAAAAGCTAAAATCGGGATTGACGAAACCCGAGCATCAAAACAATTTATAGATAATTTAAAACAGATTATCTCTGATGTTGAATGGATACCTTTTGATAGTGTGCTCAGAGATCTTCGCTTATTAAAAACTCCCCAGGAGGTGAAATTAATCGAGTCTGCAGCATATCAATCTGAGCTGGGAATCATCACTGCTTTAATGCATTTAGAGGGGACCGTCGCTGTCCCTGGATATACTATCAATGAGTTTACGGAGAGAGTGAGAGTTCATGTCTTTGAATTCGGAGGCACTGGCGTAGAGCACATGGCAACTCAGGTGGGAGCTGCTGCCCAGATGTTTTACACTGCTCAGAGAGGATGGATTAAGGAGGGGGACCTTGCCCGGATAGATATAACAAATCACCTCAAAGGATACTGGTCAAATGCAGGTCGTATGGCTGTGATCGGAAATCCGACTCATGAGCAGTCAGCTGCTTTTGAGAACAACCTCAGGATAAAATCTGTGGCCCTCGCGACTCTCAAGTCTGGCACCAAATGCAACGAAGCTTTCGCCGAGGTGAAAAAGAAAGCCTATGAGCTTGGGATACCGTTCTTTGAGGAGGCTGGGATTGGTCATGGCGTTGGTGTCAGCCACAGAGAAGCCCCCTTCTTGAACTCCTTGGATGAAACCGTCCTTAGACCTGGTATGGTCATAGCACTTGATGTTTATACTTATGGTCCAGAAAAAGAGCTAATCCACTCTAAAGATATCTACAAAATCACGGAGAGTTCTCCAACTCTTCTTAGCTGGTATAAGACATGGGACAAGCTATATTCTGTGATAGGATTCAGGTCGACACATTAG
- a CDS encoding succinylglutamate desuccinylase/aspartoacylase family protein, protein MSDTLKVQNLEASKGTKVQGDLYIHERPAYKHQVPITLVNGAGDGPTLCINGGEHGSEYNGPAGCLKLIEDINPDNINGKIILVPVVNTLAFESRWMHGNPIDYRDIGGCYVDKIPRGGSGVPKHSYQLAMTFYKEVLAQSQFRLNLHGGDLEEDVLTGVMYGRYGDQQRDDENLAMARNFGWKWIREGIRKPRPGSPPRKRRYMPMTVGTEAGGMGRCTSDIVEMVVKGCQNTLKHLNMMDGKPEIPKKANVFNPYHMYAEHGGFFISNVKGGDLVTKGDVLGEIRNLNGKILEEIVVPTDGVIHMITSPAVWEGDVTYEIGKDIREIE, encoded by the coding sequence ATGTCTGACACTCTAAAAGTTCAGAATCTTGAAGCGTCTAAGGGAACAAAAGTACAGGGCGATTTGTACATTCACGAACGGCCCGCGTATAAACATCAAGTTCCAATTACTCTAGTGAATGGGGCTGGGGACGGCCCCACTCTGTGTATAAACGGTGGTGAGCATGGATCAGAATACAATGGCCCTGCTGGGTGTCTCAAGCTGATTGAGGATATAAATCCTGACAACATTAATGGAAAAATAATCCTTGTACCCGTGGTGAACACGCTCGCATTCGAGTCACGGTGGATGCATGGGAACCCCATAGATTATCGGGATATAGGTGGGTGTTATGTTGACAAAATCCCAAGAGGAGGATCTGGAGTCCCTAAGCACAGCTACCAGCTAGCAATGACCTTCTATAAAGAGGTCTTGGCCCAGAGCCAGTTTAGACTAAACCTCCACGGAGGAGATCTCGAGGAAGACGTGCTGACCGGTGTCATGTACGGTAGATACGGAGACCAACAAAGAGATGACGAGAACCTGGCGATGGCCAGAAACTTCGGCTGGAAGTGGATCAGGGAAGGGATCAGGAAGCCTCGCCCAGGATCGCCTCCGAGAAAGAGGCGATATATGCCAATGACCGTGGGAACTGAAGCGGGAGGAATGGGTCGCTGCACATCAGATATAGTAGAGATGGTCGTCAAAGGCTGTCAAAATACTCTCAAACATCTAAACATGATGGATGGAAAGCCGGAAATTCCAAAAAAGGCTAATGTCTTTAATCCCTATCATATGTACGCAGAACATGGCGGATTCTTTATCTCAAACGTTAAGGGGGGTGACTTGGTTACAAAGGGGGACGTTCTAGGGGAGATTCGGAACCTGAATGGCAAGATCTTGGAAGAAATTGTGGTACCAACAGACGGTGTCATCCATATGATCACCTCACCTGCAGTTTGGGAAGGCGATGTGACCTACGAGATAGGTAAAGATATTCGAGAGATAGAGTGA
- a CDS encoding CaiB/BaiF CoA-transferase family protein, whose protein sequence is MKDILEDIRVLDLTQFWFGPYCTLLLAEMGAEVIRVEPPWGGIDRIADGALFGGSSYTFHHHNLNKKGLTLNLKSLEGIKLFKSLVKASDVVVQNFRQGSMEKLGLGYEVLKGLNPKIIYAALSGFGQYGPYAKRGSFAMIAEAMSGHSRLTGDLVDPNGPPREMAQAYGDLAPAIFAAMSIVSAIRYRDKTQQGQMIDVAQLDCMVALNTATTGYNLSGLKLWELKDKFPMGRGFGGLIKTVDNGWIRYASFSPRIIERLKSHLGVDEIDEEKIAEQIGKKNREEAVEFFVKAGVPVAPVYDVDEVVIDPHLKAREMFVDVKHPKAGAVRVPNFPVKFSETPGKIVNAAPLLGEHSKEILVSLLGLSGEQVFELEKKGVTST, encoded by the coding sequence ATGAAGGATATATTGGAGGACATCCGAGTTCTAGACCTCACCCAGTTCTGGTTTGGCCCTTACTGTACATTACTCTTAGCGGAGATGGGAGCAGAAGTTATTCGTGTTGAACCACCTTGGGGGGGCATCGATAGAATTGCCGATGGAGCCTTATTTGGCGGATCGAGTTATACTTTTCACCATCACAATCTGAACAAGAAGGGGCTCACACTGAACCTCAAGTCACTCGAAGGGATCAAACTCTTCAAATCACTTGTGAAAGCATCAGACGTTGTCGTCCAGAACTTTAGACAGGGCAGCATGGAAAAACTTGGACTTGGTTATGAGGTGCTAAAGGGATTAAATCCAAAAATCATCTATGCCGCTCTATCTGGATTTGGCCAGTACGGCCCATACGCCAAACGTGGCTCTTTCGCTATGATCGCCGAAGCTATGAGTGGACACAGTCGCCTAACAGGTGACCTAGTTGATCCAAACGGTCCACCACGTGAGATGGCTCAAGCATATGGAGATCTCGCCCCTGCAATTTTCGCAGCGATGAGCATCGTTTCCGCGATACGGTACAGGGATAAAACGCAACAGGGACAGATGATAGATGTGGCACAATTGGACTGCATGGTAGCTCTGAATACGGCCACAACAGGGTATAACCTCTCCGGACTCAAGCTCTGGGAGCTGAAGGATAAGTTTCCAATGGGACGGGGTTTCGGGGGTCTAATAAAGACTGTGGACAATGGGTGGATCCGTTATGCGAGCTTCTCACCACGGATTATTGAAAGACTGAAGAGTCATCTTGGTGTTGATGAAATCGATGAAGAGAAGATTGCAGAACAAATTGGGAAAAAAAATAGAGAGGAGGCAGTGGAATTCTTCGTGAAGGCTGGAGTACCTGTAGCACCGGTTTATGATGTCGATGAAGTAGTGATAGATCCCCACTTGAAAGCCCGTGAAATGTTCGTAGATGTCAAACATCCTAAGGCAGGAGCTGTGAGAGTGCCTAACTTCCCAGTGAAATTCTCGGAGACTCCAGGAAAAATAGTTAATGCGGCCCCTCTACTTGGAGAGCACAGTAAAGAGATACTTGTAAGTTTATTAGGACTTTCGGGAGAACAAGTCTTTGAATTAGAGAAAAAGGGAGTCACTTCGACGTAG